One stretch of Oncorhynchus tshawytscha isolate Ot180627B linkage group LG19, Otsh_v2.0, whole genome shotgun sequence DNA includes these proteins:
- the LOC112218997 gene encoding early endosome antigen 1-like: MLRRILQMTPGKGGSQNSESDQPSADLNNDQTSEGFICPQCMKSHNSAEELFKHYELYHDSGDQPPSMGPGREDFILLRQELQEMQTSLKEERWFSGELKKELDKVQGHLKQGQHNDGQAGSEDSALAVKLNQAETEKFNIKQMKDLFEQKAAQLATEIVDIKSRYDEEKSLREAADQRLANLIQELQRERQDKDRLDTELLQRPGVEDMEVLQKELIQVQTLMDNMTREREEESARLKSQYEQLQADHTTSEMTISQLKAELEKGPQEAAVYTQQIHQLQSSLNNLQQQSQMLSETLGRREKEFQELEDCLGAEQASKKTAQDSLHQTEMELQELQARVAGAEASLQRAQADLGEEAGRLRREVAELEAKHGEVKAERKQLQQQREERESQGLVQQSEINQLHAKLLEAERQLGEVQGRLKEQRQLSGEKLKDREQQTADLQIKLSRSEEQLKENSSKMLDVQHQLEKAKQQHQELQGLQQNTNTKLREAQNDLEQVLRQIGDKDQKIQNLEALLQKTKDSVSQLEAEREDLVAKIQAGEGETAVLNQLQEKNHTLQTQVTHLTDKLKNQSESHKQAQDNLHKQVQEQKSLLRAAQDRAQTVETTLGELNAQLTESREKVAQLDTQLKSKTEMLLSAEAAKAAQRVDLENHLETAQHALQDKQQELNKSQACVEEQGRRLQERHEQCGQLEASLKEVKDKLLTSEQCIEQLGGRAKKAEAEGVELRAAREQTQQEVQKLQKQGSEVKGKLKELGRLLETEKAGAAVLQEELKRKTDSLSDTRQQLERCQQEKTSLQASLDKLAQEGQVRQAELDRKAQGLAGDLQKAMQEKEAQWKELAAANDGLAKASKALKESQSQLDKERKSSKIVLEEKEKSHEMARQELLNATKATTKEMAEVKGQLENIREAEKGLKMQLTVLTEQHTKTQEALKEKEKGVQQLQTQLKTAQGSFNQENKKLESQVSELQGAHARKAEEEGRLKEQVSGLGQELSSERTRTTELQKALEQSQEGLAKMQSDYYGKESEVSSLRQDLAATEERLTLSQEELAANRTQLTGLEGQVQEVEAARTSLKQELANRDQRLGQQETALKELQKNQGVTQEELQKERRRVKELNQTKAALEKDTTRLGSELKALRERSEKELKELGEAKQLLIQQKLEVQGHVEEVQAALEQEKTLHQVTRDSVTQREEKSRVEVQEVQAQLASERKVREEQAKRGEEAEARLGLQVTALNENVATLKREWQGSQRRCGELEKQTDELRGEIAVLEATVQNNQDERRALLERCVKGEGEMEKLQSKVVEMRRKLDDTTAAMQELGRENQSLQIKQSQSLTRKWAEDHEVQNCMACGKGFSLAIRKHHCRHCGNIFCAECSAKNALTPSSKKPVRVCETCFEDLQG, from the exons gGAAGACTTTATTCTTCTCCGGCAAGAGTTGCAAGAAATGCAGACCTCGCTCAAG GAGGAGCGATGGTTCTCTGGCGAGCTGAAGAAGGAGCTGGACAAAGTGCAAGGACACCTGAAGCAA GGTCAACATAATGAcggccaggcaggctcagaggaTTCTG CCCTGGCGGTTAAGCTGAACCAGGCGGAGACGGAGAAGTTCAACATCAAGCAGATGAAAGACCTGTTTGAGCAGAAGGCAGCCCAGCTGGCCACAGAGATAGTGG ACATCAAGTCTCGTTATGATGAGGAAAAGAGCCTGAGGGAGGCTGCAGACCAGAGGCTGGCCAACCTGATCCaggagctgcagagagagaggcaggacaagGACCGGCTAGACACAGAACTG CTGCAGCGGCCGGGAGTTGAGGACATGGAGGTACTGCAGAAGGAGCTGATCCAGGTGCAGACATTGATGGACAACATGACacgtgagagggaggaggagtcggCACGCCTCAAGAGCCAATACGAGCAGCTGCAGGCTGACCACACCACCTCAGAG ATGACCATCTCTCAGCTGAAGGCAGAGCTAGAGAAGGGACCTCAGGAGGCAGCAGTGTACACCCAGCAGATCCACCAACTACAGAGCTCTCTGAACAACCTGCAGCAACAgagccag ATGCTTTCAGAAACGCTTGGGCGCAGGGAGAAGGAGTTCCAGGAGCTGGAGGACTGCCTGGGGGCTGAGCAGGCCTCCAAGAAGACAGCCCAGGACAGTCTGCACCAGACGGAGATGGAGTTGCAAGAGCTCCAGGCCCGGGTGGCAGGGGCTGAAGCCAGCCTGCAGAGAGCCCAAGCAGATCTGGGGGAGGAGGCTGGCAGGCTACGGAGGGAGGTGGCTGAGCTGGAGGCCAAGCATGGGGAGGTGAAGGCGGAGAGGAAGCAGCtgcagcagcagagggaggagagggagagccagGGCCTGGTGCAGCAGAGTGAGATCAACCAG CTGCATGCTAAGCTCCTGGAGGCGGAGCGTCAGCTGGGGGAGGTGCAAGGCCGTCTGAAGGAGCAGAGGCAGCTCTCTGGGGAGAAACTGAAGGACCGTGAGCAGCAAACCGCCGACCTGCAGATCAAACTGTCCCGCTCAGAGGAACAG TTGAAGGAGAACAGCAGTAAGATGTTGGACGTGCAGCACCAGCTGGAGAAAGCTAAGCAGCAACACCAGGAGCTTCAGGGCCTGCAGCAGAACACCAACACCAAGCTCAGAGAGGCACAG AATGACCTGGAGCAGGTGCTGCGTCAGATTGGGGACAAGGACCAGAAGATCCAGAACCTGGAGGCCCTGCTGCAGAAGACAAAGGACAGCGTGAGCCAGCTGGAGGCTGAGAGGGAGGACTTGGTGGCCAAGATCcaggctggggagggagagacggcCGTGCTCAACCAGCTGCAGGAGAAGAACCACACTCTACAGACGCAG GTCACACACTTGACAGACAAGCTGAAGAACCAATCAGAGAGCCACAAGCAGGCTCAGGACAACCTCCACAAGCAGGTGCAGGAGCAGAAGAGCCTCCTCCGTGCGGCCCAGGACCGAGCCCAGACTGTGGAGACCACTCTAGGGGAACTGAATGCCCAGCTGACAGAGAGTAGGGAGAAGGTGGCCCAACTGGACACACAG TTGAAGTCTAAGACGGAGATGCTGCTGTCGGCTGAGGCAGCCAAGGCAGCCCAGAGAGTAGACCTGGAGAACCACCTGGAGACAGCCCAGCATGCACTGCAGGACAAGCAGCAG GAGCTGAATAAGAGCCAGGCATGTGTAGAGGAGCAGGGCCGGAGGCTGCAAGAGAGACATGAGCAGTGTGGCCAGCTGGAGGCCAGTTTGAAGGAGGTCAAAGACAAACTACTGACCTCAGAACAGTGCATAGAGCAACTGGGGGGACGGGCCAAG AAAGCGGAGGCGGAGGGGGTGGAGCTGAGGGCGGCCAGGGAGCAGACTCAGCAGGAAGTGCAGAAGCTCCAGaagcaggggtcagaggtcaagggAAAACTGAAGGAGCTGGGTCGCCTATTAGAGACTGAGAAGGCCGG GGCTGCTGTGTTACAGGAGGAGCTGAAGAGAAAGACTGACTCCCTGAGCGACACGCGACAGCAGCTGGAGCGCTGTCAGCAGGAGAAGACCTCCCTCCAGGCCAGCCTGGACAAGCTAGCCCAGGAGGGGCAGGTGCGGCAGGCCGAGCTGGACAGAAAAGCCCAGGGTTTGGCTGGAGACCTCCAGAAGGCCATGCAGGAGAAGGAGGCCCAGTGGAAAGAGCTGGCAGCAGCCAACGACGGTCTGGCTAAAGCCTCCAAGGCCCTGAAGGAGAGCCAGAGCCAATTGGACAAGGAGAGGAAGAGCAGCAAGATAGTCTTGGAGGAGAAG GAGAAGTCCCATGAGATGGCCAGACAGGAGCTGCTGAATGCCACAAAGGCCACCACCAAGGAGATGGCAGAGGTCAAAGGGCAGCTGGAGAATATCAGAGAG GCAGAGAAAGGGTTGAAGATGCAGCTGACTGTATTAACAGAGCAGCACACCAAGACCCAGGAGGCcctgaaagagaaggagaagggggtgCAGCAACTGCAGACACAGCTGAAGACAGCCCAGGGGTCCTTCAACCAGGAAAATAAGAAACTGGAGAGCCAAGTGAGCGAGCTGCAAGGAGCACATGCCAGGAAG GCTGAGGAGGAGGGTCGTCTGAAGGAGCAGGTGTCAGGCCTTGGCCAGGAGCTGAGTTCTGAGAGGACCAGAACAACTGAGCTGCAGAAGGCCCTAGAGCAGAGTCAGGAGGGTCTGGCCAAGATGCAGTCTGACTACTACGGCAAGGAGTCAGAGGTGTCATCTCTCAGACAGGACCTCGCA GCGACTGAGGAGAGGCTGACCCTGTCCCAGGAGGAGTTGGCTGCTAACCGGACCCAGCTGACTGGTCTGGAGGGACAGGTCCAGGAAGTGGAGGCTGCCAGGACCTCCCTGAAGCAGGAGCTTGCCAATCGGGACCAGAGGCTGGGCCAGCAGGAGACAGCTCTCAAAGAGCTGCAGAAAAATCAG GGTGTGACCCAGGAGGAGCTGCAGAAGGAGAGGCGCAGAGTGAAGGAGCTGAACCAGACTAAGGCTGCCCTAGAGAAGGACACAACCAGACTGGGTTCTGAGCTGAAGGCActcagggagaggagtgagaag GAGTTGAAGGAGCTTGGGGAGGCCAAGCAGTTGTTGATCCAGCAGAAGCTGGAGGTGCAGGGCCATGTGGAGGAGGTGCAGGCAGCCCTGGAGCAGGAGAAAACCCTGCACCAGGTCACCAGGGACAGTGTTacccagagagaggagaagtCTCGGGTGGAGGTCCAGGAGGTCCAGGCCCAGCTG gCGTCAGAACGTAAAGTCCGGGAGGAACAGGCGAAgcggggagaggaggcagaggcgCGGCTGGGCCTGCAGGTGACGGCGCTCAACGAGAATGTGGCCACGCTGAAGAGGGAGTGGCAGGGCAGCCAGCGGCGCTGTGGCGAACTGGAGAAGCAGACTGATGAACTGCGGGGTGAGATCGCTGTGCTCGAGGCCACCGTGCAGAACAACCAGGACGAGAGGCGTGCGCTTCTGGAGAG GTGTGTGAAGggtgagggggagatggagaaactgCAGTCCAAAGTGGTGGAGATGCGTAGAAAACTGGATGATACAACCGCTGCCATGCAGGAGCTGGGCAGAGAAAACCAGTCACTACAG ATAAAGCAGTCACAGTCTCTTACCAGGAAGTGGGCGGAGGACCACGAGGTACAGAACTGCATGGCCTGTGGGAAGGGCTTCTCTCTCGCCATCAGGAAA CACCACTGCAGACACTGTGGCAACATCTTCTGTGCAGAGTGCTCTGCCAAGAACGCTCTCACACCCTCCTCCAAGAAGCCTGTGCGGGTGTGTGAGACGTGCTTCGAAGATCTCCAGGgttga